From the genome of Candidatus Hadarchaeales archaeon, one region includes:
- the hisA gene encoding 1-(5-phosphoribosyl)-5-[(5-phosphoribosylamino)methylideneamino]imidazole-4-carboxamide isomerase yields MLIIPAVDISQGRCVQLVEGKIETAKIYGDPVEWAKNWQREGAKCLHVVDLDAALGLGDNLGKILEILSEIKIPVQVGGGIRTLERAKSLIMAGAKRLAVGTIAIRNPELLDALISEFGGKKLVIAIDSRRGKIAVEGWQKTVDLSPQETVKNFEKKGVWGFLFTCVDVEGKMSGVDIEETRKLVSLTNLPVIASGGVGNLDDIRKLKSTGVYGVIIGKTLYDGRFSLQEAMEVAST; encoded by the coding sequence ATGCTTATCATCCCGGCAGTAGACATAAGCCAAGGAAGGTGCGTACAGCTGGTGGAGGGAAAGATAGAAACCGCGAAGATCTACGGAGACCCTGTTGAGTGGGCGAAGAATTGGCAAAGAGAAGGGGCAAAATGCTTGCACGTGGTGGATCTCGATGCAGCACTCGGCTTAGGGGACAATCTGGGAAAGATTTTGGAGATTCTTAGCGAAATCAAAATTCCAGTCCAAGTAGGTGGAGGGATAAGAACTCTCGAAAGAGCAAAATCGCTGATAATGGCCGGAGCCAAGCGTTTAGCAGTTGGAACAATCGCAATTAGGAATCCGGAGCTCTTGGACGCGCTTATCAGCGAATTTGGAGGGAAAAAATTGGTTATAGCAATTGACTCTAGACGTGGAAAGATAGCTGTGGAGGGGTGGCAGAAAACGGTAGATCTAAGTCCTCAGGAAACTGTGAAAAATTTTGAGAAGAAAGGCGTTTGGGGTTTCCTTTTCACTTGCGTAGACGTGGAGGGGAAAATGTCTGGAGTAGATATAGAAGAAACGAGAAAGCTGGTTTCTTTGACAAATCTGCCTGTTATAGCGTCTGGGGGCGTCGGAAATCTCGATGATATACGAAAACTGAAATCGACTGGAGTCTATGGAGTGATCATCGGAAAGACGTTATATGATGGGAGATTTAGTTTGCAAGAGGCGATGGAGGTAGCGTCAACATGA
- a CDS encoding MGMT family protein yields MKETVLELVRKIPVGKVTTYKEIALAAGKPNSWRAVAKILANNPAPIFIPCHRVIKSSGHLGGYVFGTEKKEELLRKEGVEISKGRVDLKRYMFYFKIHRRR; encoded by the coding sequence TTGAAAGAAACGGTGCTAGAGTTGGTTAGAAAAATACCAGTCGGAAAAGTAACCACTTATAAAGAAATCGCACTAGCCGCTGGTAAACCGAACAGCTGGCGTGCAGTTGCAAAAATACTCGCGAACAATCCAGCTCCAATTTTTATTCCTTGCCACAGAGTTATCAAATCCAGCGGACATCTCGGCGGATATGTCTTTGGAACAGAGAAAAAAGAAGAGCTCCTTCGTAAAGAAGGTGTGGAAATATCAAAGGGCAGGGTCGACCTAAAAAGATACATGTTTTATTTTAAGATTCATCGAAGGAGATAG
- the rtcA gene encoding RNA 3'-terminal phosphate cyclase, producing the protein MLEIDGSIGEGGGSVVRISTAICALLGKPVRIFNIRAKRPKPGLQPQHLKAIKALAEITSGEVKGAQIGSTEIHFYPGKILSGNYRIDIGTAGSTTLILQTIMPPAAFADGSITVEISGGTDNPMAPPIDFWKNVTLRILEKMGYRAKIECLRRGHYPVGGGLIKAEIEPIEILKSIVLTEPGKVERILGIAHSVKLPPNVAQRMAHAATKKLLRAGYSNIEIKKETYKPEEDPHLAPGAGITLWAETENGCILGASALGKPGKPAERVGEEAANKLAAQLSSGAGVDEHLADQLIPYMAIANGRSEISCAKLTLHTMTNIILMEKIVGVRFDIKGEMGEFARISVEGIGFKKS; encoded by the coding sequence ATGCTCGAGATAGATGGATCTATTGGAGAAGGCGGAGGCTCCGTGGTCAGGATATCTACTGCTATTTGTGCCTTGCTTGGAAAACCTGTCAGAATCTTCAACATCCGTGCAAAAAGACCAAAACCTGGTTTGCAGCCTCAACATTTGAAAGCGATAAAAGCTCTTGCGGAAATAACTAGTGGAGAAGTCAAGGGTGCGCAAATCGGGAGTACGGAGATACACTTTTACCCGGGTAAGATTTTAAGTGGAAATTACAGGATAGACATAGGAACTGCTGGAAGCACCACTCTGATTCTTCAAACCATTATGCCTCCAGCCGCCTTCGCCGATGGCTCAATCACAGTAGAAATTTCGGGGGGAACGGACAATCCCATGGCTCCACCGATTGATTTTTGGAAAAATGTGACTCTCAGAATTCTGGAAAAAATGGGATACCGGGCTAAAATAGAATGCTTAAGACGAGGACATTATCCCGTGGGCGGAGGTTTAATCAAGGCCGAGATCGAACCGATTGAGATCCTCAAATCAATTGTTCTCACAGAGCCCGGCAAGGTCGAGAGAATTCTTGGAATTGCACATTCGGTCAAACTGCCACCAAACGTTGCACAAAGAATGGCACATGCCGCGACCAAAAAGCTTTTGAGAGCAGGATACTCAAATATCGAAATTAAGAAAGAAACATACAAACCTGAAGAGGATCCACACCTTGCTCCCGGAGCCGGGATAACCCTCTGGGCCGAAACCGAAAATGGATGCATTCTAGGAGCCAGTGCTTTGGGAAAGCCAGGCAAACCTGCCGAGAGAGTTGGAGAGGAAGCTGCCAACAAACTTGCAGCACAACTTTCTAGTGGTGCGGGTGTCGATGAACATTTGGCTGACCAGCTTATTCCATATATGGCAATAGCTAACGGGAGATCTGAAATAAGCTGCGCTAAGCTAACTCTCCATACGATGACTAACATAATACTCATGGAGAAAATTGTCGGTGTTAGGTTTGATATAAAGGGCGAGATGGGAGAATTTGCTCGAATTTCGGTTGAAGGAATTGGTTTCAAAAAATCCTAG
- the hisE gene encoding phosphoribosyl-ATP diphosphatase — protein MGTEILDEIFEVILDRKRNPKPDSYVSKLLSTGEASDKVLEEASELVEAAREKEKKEIIHEAADLIFHTLVLMAEKDVHIAEVMDELKKRRR, from the coding sequence ATGGGAACCGAGATTTTGGATGAAATATTCGAGGTAATACTCGATCGAAAAAGAAATCCGAAACCCGACTCCTATGTTTCTAAACTTCTTTCTACTGGAGAAGCCAGCGACAAGGTTCTAGAAGAGGCAAGTGAACTAGTTGAGGCAGCAAGAGAAAAGGAGAAGAAGGAAATAATACACGAAGCAGCGGATTTAATTTTCCACACATTGGTTTTGATGGCCGAGAAAGATGTTCACATAGCTGAAGTAATGGATGAACTTAAAAAAAGGCGCAGGTAA
- the hisI gene encoding phosphoribosyl-AMP cyclohydrolase, which produces MKLSEKRANDVIKRLKFRNGLVLAVVCDSKTKEILMVGYQNREAVKRSFTEGRMYFWSRERRKLWLKGETSGHFQYIERIRIDCDGDAILYYVKQVGGACHEGYKSCFYRELTREGIKVVEKKIFDPEKVYRS; this is translated from the coding sequence ATGAAACTTTCGGAGAAACGGGCGAACGATGTTATCAAAAGGCTCAAATTCAGAAACGGATTAGTTTTAGCTGTTGTCTGCGATTCAAAGACAAAGGAAATTTTGATGGTTGGGTATCAAAATCGCGAAGCGGTTAAGCGTTCTTTTACAGAAGGTAGAATGTACTTCTGGAGCAGAGAGAGAAGAAAACTTTGGCTGAAAGGTGAGACATCAGGACATTTCCAATACATAGAGCGAATAAGAATTGACTGTGATGGAGATGCAATTTTATATTACGTGAAACAAGTGGGGGGAGCTTGCCACGAAGGTTACAAGAGCTGCTTTTATCGTGAATTAACACGAGAAGGCATCAAAGTAGTGGAGAAAAAGATCTTCGATCCAGAAAAAGTTTACAGGTCCTAG
- a CDS encoding SAM-dependent chlorinase/fluorinase: MVNPLIALITDFGNRDHFVGAIKGTILTINPNAIIVDISHEIPKFDIWTAGFILYNAAKFFPKGSIFVAVVDPEVGGKRKIILLKTTDEKFFIAPDNGLLTFVHNNLKVAWIREIRNRKMMLPDISHTFHGRDIMAPVAAHLSLGANPENVGPILKRIKLLNVEDPERIGKTIYGQIWHIDDFGNVITNIPRGFVKFSPHKKLEVTFQTASLKAIFGETFADVAEKENVAYFGSSGLLEIARNRGDLAKELKVKTGQRIIIRW, from the coding sequence GTGGTCAATCCACTGATTGCGCTCATCACGGATTTTGGGAATAGAGACCATTTTGTAGGTGCGATCAAAGGTACGATACTGACGATAAATCCAAATGCGATCATTGTAGACATATCACACGAGATCCCAAAATTCGATATCTGGACTGCTGGATTTATACTATATAACGCTGCAAAATTTTTTCCAAAAGGGTCTATTTTCGTAGCAGTCGTTGATCCAGAGGTCGGAGGCAAACGAAAGATAATTTTGTTAAAAACCACGGATGAGAAATTCTTCATCGCTCCAGATAATGGGTTATTGACTTTTGTGCACAACAATCTGAAGGTCGCATGGATAAGAGAGATTAGAAATCGAAAAATGATGCTTCCAGATATCTCACATACTTTTCATGGAAGAGACATAATGGCACCAGTGGCTGCCCATTTGTCTCTGGGAGCAAACCCCGAAAATGTCGGACCTATACTCAAAAGAATTAAATTACTAAATGTGGAAGATCCGGAAAGAATCGGAAAAACCATTTATGGACAAATCTGGCATATAGATGACTTCGGAAACGTTATCACGAATATTCCTCGTGGTTTTGTTAAATTTTCTCCTCATAAAAAGTTAGAAGTGACATTCCAGACCGCTTCCTTAAAGGCAATTTTCGGAGAAACCTTTGCAGATGTAGCAGAGAAAGAAAACGTTGCCTACTTTGGAAGCTCGGGTCTTTTAGAAATCGCAAGAAATCGTGGTGATCTAGCCAAGGAGCTAAAGGTTAAAACCGGGCAGAGGATTATCATCCGGTGGTGA
- a CDS encoding nicotinamide-nucleotide adenylyltransferase — translation MKVVRRGLFIGRFQPPHKGHIQLIKQIMREVDELIIGIGSAQESHTLENPFTAGERELMLIKALAEEKMDLSKIHIIPIPDVNNNAIWVSHVVSLSPPFHVVYSGNPLVRRLFKEAGYETKSPPMIKRRIYWGTEIRERMLKNENWRELVPKAVVEVIEEIKGIERLKELSKTDYLLR, via the coding sequence GTGAAAGTGGTCAGAAGAGGTCTATTCATCGGAAGATTTCAGCCTCCACACAAGGGACACATACAACTGATAAAACAGATTATGCGAGAAGTTGATGAGCTAATTATCGGAATTGGCAGTGCGCAGGAGAGCCACACATTGGAAAACCCATTCACAGCTGGCGAACGGGAGTTGATGCTGATAAAAGCTCTTGCCGAAGAAAAGATGGACCTATCCAAAATACACATAATTCCAATTCCAGATGTTAACAACAACGCAATATGGGTTTCGCATGTTGTCTCACTTTCCCCACCTTTCCATGTCGTCTACTCTGGGAATCCGCTTGTCAGGAGGCTTTTCAAAGAAGCAGGTTACGAAACCAAAAGTCCACCGATGATAAAGAGACGAATTTATTGGGGCACTGAAATCAGAGAAAGAATGCTAAAAAATGAAAACTGGCGCGAGCTCGTACCGAAAGCTGTAGTTGAAGTAATCGAGGAAATAAAAGGAATAGAGAGATTGAAAGAACTTTCGAAAACTGACTATCTCCTTCGATGA
- the hisB gene encoding imidazoleglycerol-phosphate dehydratase HisB — MRDCTVHRKTKETDIKVKINLDGSGKSSIETGIEFLNHMLASMAKHGRFDLEVTATGDLKHHIVEDVAICLGLAVDKALGEKKDIARIGTAVVPMDDALVLVAVDLSGRAYSDISLKAKARKIEDISADLLEHFLDTFAKNGRFNLHVIVLKGKNDHHKIEAAFKALGAALREAVKQIGGGIPSTKGVL, encoded by the coding sequence ATGAGAGATTGCACAGTTCACCGCAAAACGAAGGAAACGGACATAAAGGTAAAAATCAACTTAGACGGTTCAGGGAAATCTTCTATTGAAACCGGAATCGAATTTTTAAATCACATGTTGGCGTCCATGGCAAAGCACGGACGATTTGACCTAGAGGTGACTGCTACTGGTGATTTGAAGCACCACATTGTGGAAGATGTTGCCATATGTCTTGGTCTGGCTGTGGACAAAGCGCTTGGAGAAAAGAAAGACATAGCGAGGATAGGAACTGCGGTAGTTCCAATGGATGACGCCTTGGTTCTCGTTGCTGTCGATCTGAGCGGTAGGGCCTATTCAGACATATCTCTTAAGGCCAAGGCTAGGAAAATCGAGGACATAAGTGCAGATCTTTTGGAACATTTCCTAGATACTTTTGCGAAAAATGGGAGATTTAATCTTCACGTTATTGTTTTAAAGGGCAAGAATGATCACCACAAGATTGAGGCGGCTTTCAAGGCTTTGGGGGCAGCGCTTCGAGAAGCAGTAAAACAAATCGGAGGAGGTATCCCGAGCACAAAGGGTGTACTCTAG
- the hisD gene encoding histidinol dehydrogenase, which translates to MMRVVELSKCSPKERKELLKRSEIRIESVLRDVAKIVDDVRRRGDRALLEYTKKFDKVTIFQKRLRVSEDEIEQAVRACDEETIKALENLARAIRKFHLKQLPREWFAEISKGVTLGQVLRPLDRVGVYVPGGQARYPSTLLMGTVPAKVAGVKEVIVCTPPMRDGSVNSVILAAAKIAKVDAVFRVGGAQAIAAMAYGTESIPKVDKIVGPGNIYVSAAKRLVSSVVDVDFEAGPTELLIVADESASPVFLAADIIAQAEHDVEAACVLVTTSRDLARETQKWIMKLLVEIPRKNIVIESLNRRGLIVLVKNLQEAIDFANDYAPEHLELVVKNSKKYLKKVRNAGAIFLGSFSPVAVGDLASGPNHILPTGGKARFRSGLSVLDFLKILSVQELTRKGLKRLAPIVNAIAKVEDLEAHSLSVKVRLQRED; encoded by the coding sequence ATGATGAGAGTGGTAGAGCTTTCAAAATGCTCTCCAAAAGAACGGAAAGAGCTTTTGAAGAGATCTGAGATTCGCATAGAATCTGTTCTCCGCGACGTCGCAAAGATAGTTGATGATGTGAGAAGAAGGGGTGACAGAGCATTGCTGGAGTATACAAAGAAATTCGATAAAGTAACGATTTTCCAAAAGAGGCTTAGGGTATCTGAAGATGAAATAGAGCAGGCGGTTAGGGCTTGTGATGAAGAGACAATCAAAGCCTTGGAAAATCTGGCTCGTGCAATTCGTAAATTTCACCTGAAACAACTTCCAAGGGAATGGTTTGCCGAAATCTCGAAAGGAGTAACTTTAGGTCAAGTCTTAAGGCCGTTAGACAGAGTGGGGGTCTATGTTCCTGGAGGACAAGCTAGATATCCATCTACTCTTCTGATGGGAACGGTTCCGGCAAAGGTGGCCGGTGTGAAGGAAGTAATAGTTTGCACGCCGCCAATGCGCGACGGAAGTGTCAATTCTGTAATTCTGGCTGCGGCAAAGATAGCGAAAGTGGATGCAGTTTTCCGAGTAGGTGGAGCTCAAGCAATCGCGGCAATGGCATACGGCACCGAAAGTATTCCAAAAGTTGATAAAATTGTTGGTCCCGGCAATATCTACGTCTCCGCTGCCAAAAGGTTGGTCTCATCCGTTGTCGATGTGGATTTTGAAGCCGGGCCAACTGAATTGCTCATCGTCGCTGATGAGAGCGCCAGTCCAGTTTTTCTTGCTGCAGACATCATCGCTCAAGCGGAACACGACGTGGAAGCCGCCTGCGTGCTCGTTACCACGAGTCGCGATCTAGCAAGAGAAACGCAAAAATGGATTATGAAACTTTTGGTCGAAATCCCTCGAAAAAATATAGTTATAGAGTCTCTCAATAGACGCGGATTGATAGTTTTAGTAAAAAATCTTCAGGAAGCAATAGATTTTGCGAACGATTACGCTCCGGAACATTTGGAGCTTGTTGTGAAGAATTCCAAGAAATATCTCAAAAAAGTCAGAAACGCTGGAGCGATATTCTTAGGTAGCTTTTCTCCGGTAGCTGTTGGAGACTTGGCTTCCGGACCGAACCACATTCTCCCCACTGGAGGTAAAGCGAGATTTCGTTCAGGGCTTTCGGTTTTAGATTTTCTGAAGATTTTGAGTGTTCAAGAGCTCACTAGAAAGGGCTTAAAACGATTGGCTCCGATCGTTAATGCGATCGCTAAGGTTGAGGATCTTGAGGCGCATTCTTTAAGCGTAAAGGTGAGACTTCAAAGGGAGGATTAA